The Desmonostoc muscorum LEGE 12446 genome includes a region encoding these proteins:
- a CDS encoding bifunctional nuclease family protein, with the protein MIEMKVAGIALDAITRSPIVLLKDSSDRRALPIYIGQEQARAIMGALENQKPPRPLTHDLMVNLLETWNMTLEKVIIHSLQKDTFYAALIVQQGEIKKEIDARPSDAIAIALRTNTPIWVMEEVIADASIPVDRDADEAEQQAFREFVSNLRPEDLIKRFGNGDS; encoded by the coding sequence ATGATTGAAATGAAAGTCGCTGGCATAGCATTAGATGCCATAACCCGTAGCCCGATCGTACTTTTGAAAGATTCTTCAGATCGGCGGGCTTTGCCAATTTACATCGGTCAGGAACAAGCTAGGGCAATTATGGGGGCACTGGAAAATCAGAAGCCTCCTAGACCCTTGACCCACGATTTGATGGTGAATCTTCTAGAAACCTGGAACATGACTCTAGAGAAGGTGATTATTCACTCCTTACAAAAGGATACATTTTATGCAGCCTTAATTGTCCAGCAAGGTGAGATCAAAAAGGAAATTGACGCCCGTCCTAGTGATGCGATCGCCATTGCCCTCCGCACAAATACACCGATTTGGGTAATGGAAGAAGTCATCGCTGATGCTTCTATCCCTGTTGACCGCGATGCAGATGAAGCCGAACAGCAAGCCTTCCGTGAATTTGTTTCCAATCTCCGCCCTGAAGATTTGATCAAGCGCTTTGGTAATGGCGACAGCTAG
- a CDS encoding riboflavin synthase yields MFTGLIQALGTMKPLGGDSWQITCLGQSGEVIMQDLAYGDSVAVDGVCLTVEKVLKDGFIATASPETLRRTSLGGEQTQQRYVNLEASLRVGSKVGGHFVMGHVDGIGRLLVAEQTASSWEMTFSASEAIARYIVPKGSIAVNGISLTVAAYEPEFSQFTVAVIPLTYAETNLRYLTPGSLVNLEGDILGKYVEKFLYSGKAQTTDPDNNSINDITPAFLAEHGYL; encoded by the coding sequence GTGTTTACAGGATTAATCCAAGCTTTAGGAACAATGAAACCCTTAGGGGGCGATTCTTGGCAAATTACTTGTCTTGGCCAGTCTGGTGAAGTAATTATGCAAGATTTGGCTTATGGTGACAGTGTTGCGGTAGATGGCGTTTGTTTGACGGTGGAAAAAGTTTTAAAAGATGGATTTATCGCCACTGCTTCACCGGAAACGCTACGGCGCACAAGTTTGGGAGGAGAGCAAACCCAACAGCGATATGTCAATTTAGAAGCGTCGCTCAGAGTTGGCAGCAAAGTCGGTGGTCATTTTGTCATGGGTCATGTAGATGGCATTGGGCGATTGCTAGTGGCAGAACAAACCGCTAGTTCTTGGGAAATGACCTTTAGTGCATCAGAGGCGATCGCACGTTACATTGTCCCCAAAGGTAGCATCGCCGTCAATGGCATCAGCCTCACAGTAGCCGCATATGAGCCAGAATTTTCCCAATTCACGGTAGCGGTAATTCCCCTCACTTATGCCGAGACAAATCTTCGCTATTTGACCCCTGGCAGTTTGGTAAATCTAGAAGGAGATATTCTCGGCAAATACGTGGAAAAATTCCTCTATTCTGGCAAAGCACAGACCACAGACCCTGATAACAATAGTATAAACGACATTACACCCGCATTCTTAGCAGAACACGGGTATTTGTAA
- a CDS encoding aldo/keto reductase: protein MQYRRFGKTNLRLSVFSLGTMRYLADFENAQQTIEQALALGINHLETAKGYGKSQEYLGRALKAGLSVPRTKLHVTTKIPATADADTMRRCIDESLEQLQIDYLDCLGIHGLNTWQHLEWVQAKNGCMQAVEEAVADGRVRHVGFSTHGSLELIQAIVNTDFFEFVNLHYYYFFQRHAPAIQLAAEKDMGIFIISPADKGGRLYTPPQTLKDLCQPYSPLELNYRFLLADGRITTLSVGPANPEELIEPLRVAERDNQLTLEEISAFERLENQQKIALGTDKCSQCYACLPCPENINIPEVLRLRNLAVAYDMADYGQYRYGMFENAGHWFPGMKGNRCTECGDCLPRCPENLDIPTLLEDAHQRLSGKAGRRLWG from the coding sequence ATGCAATACCGACGCTTTGGGAAAACAAATTTGCGCCTCTCGGTTTTTTCCTTGGGAACAATGCGCTACCTGGCTGATTTTGAAAATGCCCAGCAAACCATCGAACAAGCCTTAGCCTTAGGAATTAATCATCTAGAAACTGCCAAAGGTTACGGCAAAAGTCAGGAATATCTTGGTAGGGCGCTAAAAGCTGGTTTATCAGTACCCCGAACGAAGCTGCACGTTACTACTAAAATCCCAGCCACAGCAGATGCTGACACCATGCGTCGGTGCATCGACGAATCCCTAGAACAATTACAAATAGATTATCTAGATTGCTTAGGCATTCATGGCTTGAACACCTGGCAACATTTGGAATGGGTGCAAGCCAAAAATGGCTGTATGCAAGCTGTCGAAGAAGCTGTTGCTGATGGTCGAGTGCGACACGTTGGTTTTTCTACCCACGGTTCGTTAGAACTAATTCAGGCAATTGTAAATACAGATTTTTTTGAATTTGTCAATCTGCATTATTACTATTTTTTCCAACGGCACGCCCCAGCGATTCAACTAGCTGCCGAAAAAGATATGGGGATTTTCATAATTTCCCCTGCCGATAAGGGAGGACGCCTCTACACACCACCCCAAACCCTTAAAGATTTGTGTCAGCCGTATTCACCCTTAGAATTAAACTATCGATTTTTACTTGCTGACGGGCGTATTACTACTTTAAGCGTAGGGCCAGCTAACCCAGAAGAATTAATCGAACCTCTGCGGGTTGCTGAGCGAGATAATCAACTCACACTAGAAGAAATTTCTGCATTTGAGCGATTAGAAAATCAGCAAAAAATTGCTTTAGGAACTGATAAATGTAGCCAGTGTTATGCTTGTTTGCCCTGCCCAGAAAATATCAATATTCCAGAGGTATTGCGGTTACGTAATCTCGCCGTGGCATACGATATGGCTGACTATGGACAATACCGTTACGGAATGTTTGAAAATGCCGGTCATTGGTTCCCTGGAATGAAAGGTAATCGGTGTACAGAATGTGGTGACTGTTTGCCAAGATGTCCAGAAAACTTAGATATTCCAACTTTATTGGAAGATGCTCACCAGAGATTAAGCGGGAAGGCAGGTAGGAGATTGTGGGGATAA
- a CDS encoding M23 family metallopeptidase, with the protein MTQRKNSAHHRLHYLWQRGLTKKRFASTLPAQSLCWLSSVSLLSGGFVSAQTETQIDNIVPTVESSQPTVFTNPVKKQTVAPETAQTQPDFAQRRARLRQRLRKPEVAQSKEPIRQSQPKIEAAQPVVIIRQSKPKPETSQVTPARVREEKPNTPPRSLPEKVPEVAQPANNSNNTVRATTEKTKDYNNAYIDPNSYDASATGTYQAPNSVILTERSSGCRAVLPSGQGVSGGVCAKAPQTGRVADSNGKSAPSWLRRSENAQLPVVPPVRQVASTGNNSRWRSVQSVSGGDNKTAFRQNRFIPNPSDFGTTRVSATPIAPSGGTLPPPMADGNIAPRPSSVSYDFSLASVLPQIPYSPRIAYGGSGMMYPLSIPASITSVFGWRIHPITGNQRFHAGTDLGAPTGTPVLAAAAGQVETANWLGGYGLAVIVNHKSAEQTLYGHMSEIFVQPGQWVQAGTMLGRVGSTGNSTGPHLHFEVRHLTPNGWVAADPGVELQSGLAQLLQSLRTAQVSQEPGS; encoded by the coding sequence ATGACGCAGCGCAAAAATTCTGCCCATCATCGTTTGCACTACTTATGGCAGCGAGGTCTGACAAAAAAACGTTTTGCCTCGACGCTACCAGCACAGAGTCTCTGTTGGCTAAGCAGCGTCAGTCTCCTGAGCGGCGGCTTCGTGTCTGCCCAAACGGAAACACAAATAGACAATATTGTTCCCACTGTTGAAAGTTCCCAGCCAACAGTGTTTACAAACCCAGTTAAAAAACAGACTGTTGCGCCCGAAACAGCTCAAACACAACCAGACTTTGCTCAAAGGCGAGCCAGACTCAGACAGAGACTACGCAAGCCAGAAGTTGCTCAATCAAAAGAGCCAATTAGGCAGTCTCAGCCCAAAATCGAAGCTGCTCAACCTGTTGTGATTATCAGACAGTCAAAGCCCAAGCCAGAAACTTCTCAGGTTACCCCTGCAAGGGTAAGAGAGGAAAAGCCTAATACCCCTCCCCGCTCCTTGCCTGAAAAAGTGCCAGAAGTTGCTCAACCAGCAAATAACTCAAACAACACCGTCAGGGCAACGACGGAGAAAACCAAGGATTATAATAACGCCTATATTGACCCCAATAGTTATGATGCCAGCGCAACGGGCACTTATCAAGCACCGAATTCCGTAATTCTCACAGAACGCTCTAGCGGTTGCCGAGCCGTTTTGCCTTCAGGGCAAGGCGTATCAGGTGGGGTTTGTGCTAAAGCACCCCAAACAGGGCGCGTAGCGGATTCTAATGGTAAATCAGCACCTAGTTGGCTGAGAAGAAGTGAAAATGCCCAATTGCCAGTTGTTCCACCAGTGCGACAAGTTGCAAGCACTGGTAACAATAGCAGATGGCGTTCTGTTCAAAGTGTTTCTGGCGGTGACAACAAGACCGCATTCCGTCAAAATAGGTTTATTCCTAATCCAAGCGATTTCGGCACCACCAGAGTGAGTGCAACTCCCATCGCCCCTAGTGGTGGTACTTTGCCCCCACCAATGGCAGATGGTAACATTGCACCCCGCCCTAGCAGTGTAAGTTACGACTTCTCACTGGCATCAGTATTGCCGCAAATCCCCTACAGTCCTAGAATCGCCTATGGCGGTAGTGGAATGATGTACCCGCTCTCTATTCCTGCTTCCATTACCTCTGTGTTTGGTTGGCGAATTCATCCCATCACAGGTAACCAACGCTTCCATGCTGGTACAGACTTGGGTGCGCCTACGGGAACACCAGTTTTGGCTGCTGCTGCTGGTCAAGTGGAGACTGCTAACTGGTTGGGTGGTTATGGTTTAGCCGTTATCGTCAATCACAAATCTGCTGAACAGACTCTCTACGGTCACATGTCAGAAATCTTTGTTCAACCCGGTCAGTGGGTACAGGCAGGGACTATGCTCGGTCGAGTTGGTAGTACAGGAAACTCTACAGGCCCTCACCTGCACTTTGAAGTCCGCCACCTAACACCCAATGGGTGGGTTGCTGCTGACCCAGGCGTGGAATTACAAAGTGGACTGGCCCAGTTACTTCAATCCCTGCGAACTGCCCAAGTAAGTCAGGAACCAGGGAGTTAA
- a CDS encoding aspartyl protease, translating into MIAGSFGDNGELLFEIQLVAANDEEFFVEALLDTGFTDGWLAINSQDLEVLGWSLMAAQIEMRTARGEARFDIYEGKLIIDGTEVIIPVHVGDEIPDTIIGSLWLETMQLIVNKPKGILTLEMVDSINTIL; encoded by the coding sequence ATGATTGCAGGTTCATTTGGCGATAATGGCGAGCTATTATTTGAAATTCAGCTTGTTGCTGCTAATGATGAGGAATTTTTCGTTGAAGCTTTACTCGATACTGGGTTTACAGATGGGTGGTTAGCTATTAATAGTCAAGACTTGGAAGTATTAGGGTGGTCATTGATGGCCGCACAAATTGAAATGCGAACAGCACGAGGGGAAGCACGATTCGATATCTATGAAGGTAAACTAATCATAGATGGAACTGAAGTCATAATTCCTGTCCATGTTGGAGATGAAATTCCTGATACCATAATCGGTTCATTGTGGCTGGAAACTATGCAGTTGATCGTTAATAAACCAAAAGGAATATTAACCCTTGAAATGGTAGATAGTATTAACACTATCCTCTGA
- the pgeF gene encoding peptidoglycan editing factor PgeF, whose product MHTWHWRNWEGLAYLTCSILENWHHGFFTGQFWPRSPQDLTLILQPEASVYRLKQVHGNTVLTPQEIATSTLEDGLASADGLISEQPLQAVWVASADCTPVLIGDVKTGQVSAIHAGWRGTAKKIVPQAIARLQTQGSQLHDLRIAMGPAIAGEVYQVSLEVAAQIGASIIPHNDDQKIVQALQNLPNSPLLEDPNPGKVKLDVRRVNALQLESLGISAEQIAIASYCTFQTPEHFFSYRREQEKKVQWSGIVSGKMSE is encoded by the coding sequence ATGCACACTTGGCACTGGCGCAATTGGGAAGGACTGGCCTATTTAACTTGCAGTATTCTGGAAAATTGGCATCACGGTTTCTTTACTGGGCAGTTTTGGCCGCGATCGCCACAAGACCTGACATTAATACTGCAACCAGAGGCATCAGTCTATCGCTTAAAGCAGGTACATGGCAATACTGTTCTCACCCCCCAAGAAATTGCCACCAGCACTCTTGAGGATGGTTTAGCATCGGCAGATGGTTTAATTAGCGAACAGCCTCTACAAGCTGTCTGGGTCGCTAGTGCAGATTGTACACCCGTGCTAATTGGCGATGTGAAAACTGGACAGGTGTCAGCAATACACGCCGGATGGCGGGGTACTGCCAAGAAAATTGTCCCCCAAGCGATCGCCCGCTTACAAACCCAAGGCAGCCAACTTCATGATTTACGTATTGCGATGGGGCCAGCGATCGCAGGTGAAGTTTACCAAGTTTCTTTAGAGGTAGCTGCCCAAATCGGAGCCAGCATTATACCACATAATGACGACCAAAAAATTGTCCAAGCATTACAAAATCTGCCTAATTCACCTTTATTAGAAGACCCCAATCCTGGAAAGGTAAAACTTGATGTCCGGCGAGTAAATGCCTTACAACTAGAAAGTTTGGGAATTAGTGCAGAACAAATTGCGATCGCATCTTATTGTACTTTTCAAACTCCAGAACATTTCTTTTCTTACCGCCGCGAACAAGAGAAAAAAGTCCAATGGTCAGGCATTGTCAGCGGTAAAATGAGTGAGTAG
- a CDS encoding biotin--[acetyl-CoA-carboxylase] ligase, translated as MGLDLQNLEAALQAGRKYPYLPFSLHFLESVSSTNQTLWDMLNLGATSGTVVIATSQTAGRGQWGRQWISPVGGLYLSLAISFEQKIEATESYQLTFASAWGIASQLRQHNVNVGIKWPNDLVLNGRKLGGILTETKVNKGQITQAVIGVGINWANPVPETGINLESWQASQNSTPISCLEMLTCKVLLGIESGIQCLFQEGISILLSRYLDLLTNMGDKVYVNNLSGTVVGVTPQGNLRVDLETYGTKELITPEIYIEPGTIGLGYHKSSV; from the coding sequence GTGGGATTAGATCTGCAAAATTTAGAAGCAGCCTTGCAAGCAGGGCGCAAGTATCCATATTTACCATTTTCCCTGCATTTTTTGGAAAGTGTCTCCTCAACCAACCAAACCCTCTGGGACATGCTCAACCTTGGGGCTACTTCAGGAACAGTAGTAATTGCAACATCACAAACTGCTGGACGCGGACAATGGGGACGCCAATGGATTTCTCCTGTTGGGGGATTGTATCTTTCGCTAGCAATTTCTTTCGAGCAGAAAATAGAAGCTACTGAGAGTTACCAGCTAACTTTCGCTAGTGCTTGGGGGATTGCGTCTCAATTGCGGCAGCACAACGTGAATGTTGGGATAAAATGGCCCAATGATTTAGTTTTAAACGGTCGCAAGCTAGGCGGCATTTTGACAGAAACCAAAGTAAACAAAGGACAAATTACCCAAGCAGTAATTGGTGTTGGTATTAACTGGGCCAACCCAGTACCAGAAACAGGAATTAATCTGGAATCTTGGCAAGCTTCCCAAAATTCCACACCAATTTCTTGTCTGGAAATGCTCACCTGTAAGGTATTACTAGGAATAGAATCCGGTATACAGTGCCTCTTCCAAGAAGGAATAAGTATACTCTTATCTCGCTATTTAGACTTGCTTACAAACATGGGTGATAAGGTCTACGTCAATAATCTTTCAGGTACTGTAGTCGGGGTGACTCCTCAAGGAAATTTACGAGTTGATTTAGAAACTTATGGCACAAAAGAACTAATCACACCGGAAATTTATATTGAACCCGGTACAATCGGTTTGGGATACCATAAATCTTCCGTTTAA